A genomic window from Jiangella alba includes:
- a CDS encoding SDR family oxidoreductase: MTARTIIVTGGGTGIGRAVAAGFAAAGDSVVVTGRRRSKLDETVAELGGKVSAVDFDASDPAAVTEALHRLPATIDVLVNAAGGNTGMDHPAPEPGDLAAEAAAWRANFDANVLTAVLVTTALLPRMPSGGRIVTIGSIAARRGGGDYGAAKAAIEAWTASLAAEIGPRGLTANVVAPGLTVGTEFFRGRLTDARRERLVGDTMTKREGTTEDVAAAVQYLAAPAAGHVTGQILHVNGGAYLGR; this comes from the coding sequence ATGACTGCACGCACGATCATCGTCACGGGCGGCGGCACCGGCATCGGACGGGCCGTGGCCGCGGGCTTCGCGGCCGCCGGCGACTCCGTCGTGGTCACCGGGCGGCGGCGGTCGAAGCTGGACGAGACGGTCGCCGAGCTCGGCGGGAAGGTCAGCGCCGTCGACTTCGACGCGTCCGACCCGGCCGCCGTCACCGAGGCCCTGCACCGGTTGCCGGCCACGATCGACGTCCTGGTCAACGCCGCCGGCGGCAACACCGGCATGGACCACCCGGCGCCCGAGCCCGGCGACCTCGCCGCCGAGGCCGCGGCCTGGCGGGCCAACTTCGACGCCAACGTGCTGACCGCCGTGCTCGTGACGACCGCGCTGCTGCCACGGATGCCGTCCGGCGGGCGCATCGTCACCATCGGCTCGATCGCGGCCCGGCGCGGCGGCGGCGACTACGGCGCGGCCAAGGCGGCGATCGAGGCGTGGACGGCGTCGCTGGCGGCCGAGATCGGGCCGCGAGGCCTGACGGCGAACGTCGTCGCGCCGGGCCTCACCGTCGGGACGGAGTTCTTCCGCGGCCGCCTCACCGACGCCCGCCGCGAGCGCCTGGTCGGCGACACCATGACCAAGCGCGAGGGCACCACCGAGGACGTCGCGGCCGCCGTCCAGTACCTCGCGGCGCCTGCCGCCGGGCACGTCACCGGCCAGATCCTGCACGTCAACGGCGGCGCCTACCTCGGCCGCTAG